Proteins from one Desmodus rotundus isolate HL8 chromosome 9, HLdesRot8A.1, whole genome shotgun sequence genomic window:
- the LOC112301481 gene encoding olfactory receptor 7A10 isoform X2 yields MYLITVLGNLLIILAISSDSHLHTPMYFFLSNLSLVDICFTSTTIPKMLLNIQTESTAISYAGCITQMYFFVMFVGLDDFILTVMAYDRYVAICHPLHYTVIMNSQLCGLLVLVSWITSALYSLLHCLMVLDLSFCSDLEIPHFFCELKQVVQLACSDTFPNVMVMYISTGLLGGGPLTGILYSYSKIVSSISAIPSAQGKYKAFSTCASHLSVVSLFYGTSLVVYLGSGGTHSSQSTATASVMYTVVTPMLNPFIYSLRNKDIKRALQRFLGI; encoded by the coding sequence tcccacctccacacacccatgtacttcttcctctccaacctgtcccTGGTAGACATCtgtttcacctccaccaccatcccaaagatgctgctgaacatccagaCTGAGAGCACAGCCATCAGCTACGCAGGCTGCATCACCCAGATGTATTTTTTCGTAATGTTTGTAGGGTTGGATGACTTCATCCTTACTGTCATGGCCTATGACAGGTATGTGGCCATCTGTCATCCCCTGCATTATACAGTGATCATGAACTCCCAGCTCTGTGGACTGCTGGTTCTGGTGTCCTGGATCACGAGTGCCCTGTATTCCCTGTTACATTGCTTAATGGTGTTGGATCTGTCTTTCTGCTCAGACTTGgaaatcccccactttttctgtgaactcaaaCAGGTGGTCCAACTTGCCTGTTCTGACACTTTTCCTAATGTCATGGTGATGTACATTTCAAcagggctgctgggtggtggTCCCCTTACTGGGATCCTTTATTCTTACTCTAAGATAGTGTCTTCCATATCTGCAATCCCCTCAGCTCAGGggaagtataaagcattttccacctgtgcatctcacctctcagttgtctccttattttatggTACGAGCCTAGTCGTGTATCTTGGCTCTGGTGGTACCCACAGCTCACAGTCAACTGCAACAGCTTCAGTGATGTACACTGTAGTCActcccatgctgaaccccttcatctacagtctcaggaacaaggacataaagagggccctCCAAagatttcttggcatatag